Within the uncultured Draconibacterium sp. genome, the region GCTACAGCAGGAACATATAACAACTTACTGATTACGGTAGATGGCTGTACCTCTGATCCGGGAATTAATGCAAGCCTTACCGATCCTACTCCTCCAACGGCTCCAACGGTTGCGGTACAGAACAACTGCGGGGAGAGTGTTATTACTGCTTCAAACTATACCGGCACACTGCTTTGGAGTACCGGAGAAACAACTGAAAGCATTGTCATTACCGAACCGGGGACTTATACTGTAACCCAGATGCTGAATGGATGCATTAGTGACGCGGCTTCGACTATCGCTGCCCCAAAAACAATACCTACGTTAGCAGTAACCGAAACCGACCCGGTAGTCTGCGGCGAAACAGGTTCGCTCGATTTTACTTTTACAGGAGTACCTGATGGAACGTATTCAATAACTTACGACGCGGGAGTCTTCTCTGAGGTATTAGTTTCGGCGAATACAGCAACTGTTTCCACTGCAGCCGGAGCATATAACAATCTTACAATAACAATAAACGATTGTACTTCTGCCAGTGATGTAAATGCAAGTCTTGCTGACCCGAACCCGCCTCCGGCACCCGCTGTTTCAGTTCAGGATAATTGCGGTGAATCGGTACTTACAGCATCAAACTACACCGGTACATTATTATGGAGCACTGGAGAAACAACAGAAAGTATTACGGTTACCACTGCCGGAACTTATTCAATTACACAAACGGTAAACGGTTGTATGAGCGAGGTGGCTTCAGGAATTGCACAACCAAAGTCGATTCCGATACTTAGTGTCGTTGAAAATTATCCTTCTGAATGCGGAGGCAACGGATCGCTGAATTTTACTTTTACCGATGTACCAGATGGTACCTACACAATAAGCTATGATGGTGGTTCTTTCGACAATGTTACTGTTTCCTCGGGAACTGCTTCGGTAACCGCTACAGCAGGAACATATAACAACTTACTGATTACGGTAGATGGCTGTACCTCTGATCCGGGGATTAATGCTAGTCTTAACGATCCTACCCCTCCACCAGCTCCAACGGTTGCGGTACAGGACAACTGCGGGGAGAGTGTTATTACTGCTTCAAACTATACCGGTACACTGCTTTGGAGTACCGGAGAAACAACTGAAAGCATTATCGTTACCGAACCGGGGACCTATACTGTAACCCAGATGCTGAATGGATGCATTAGTGACGCGGCTTCAACTACCGCTGCCCCAAAAACAGTACCTACGTTAGCAGTAACCGAAACCGACCCGGTTGTCTGCGGCGAAACAGGTTCGCTCGATTTTACTTTTACAGGAGTACCTGATGGAACGTATTCAATAACTTACGACGCGGGAGTCTTCTCTGAGGTATTAGTTTCGGCGAATACAGCAACTGTTTCCACTGCAGCCGGAGCATATAACAATCTTACAATAACAATAAACGATTGTACTTCTGCCAGTGATGTAAATGCAAGCCTTGCTGACCCGAACCCGCCTCCGGCACCCGCTGTCTCAGTTCAGGATAATTGCGGTGAATCGGTACTTACAGCATCAAACTACATCGGTACATTATTATGGAGCACCGGAGAAACAACAGAAAGTATTACGGTTACCACTGCCGGAACCTATTCTGTTACCCAAACTGTGAACGGATGTATGAGCGATGCTGCATCGGAAATTGCCACACCTCAAACCGGAACCCTGTTACCCGAAATTGAGGTAATAAATAATTGTGGTGAATCAACAATAACGATGAAAAACATGGAAGAGAATGCATGGTTTATCTGGCAATACAACAACCAAACTGATAGCACTCAAAATTCAAGTATTAAAGTTACTGCAGAAGGTGAATATACATTTTGGCAAAAAAACAACAATTGTAAAAGTCTGGAATCAACTGTTACCGTATCGCCTCATGCTATTCCTTCTCTGCCGGCTGCAAATAATCAAACAAGTATCGTAACTGATCCTGATTCAATTACACCTCTAATAGCAGAGGCAAGTTCTGATTCCTACTCGGTTATTGTCTGGTTTGATAATGAAAGCGGCGGAGAAGAAGTTATATCGCCGGTTTTGGATACAATTGGTACCATTACATATTATGCCGGAGCACTCAATACATCTACCGGCTGTATAAGCTCAGGCCGAACTCCTGTTACGCTCACAATCCAAATGGCAGATACGATTTCCATTGATACAACTATTTTTGGGAAGCCACATAATAACGTTGCTGTGTTGATTTTTGCCACCGACTCATTACAATATCAATGGTCTCTGAATGGTGAAGAGTTATTAAATGCAACAAATCAATTTTATTACATTTTTGAATCCGACAGACAAAATGGTAATATTTTTACGATAGAGGTTACATTCCCGGATGGCCACTCTTCAAAATTTAATTATCAATACAATAAGAATCAAAGTTTGGCAGCAATCGATCCTGGCAATAAATCCGGTCGCACTGAAACTGAGACCTTCTTCAGCATTTACCCCAATCCGGCAAGTTCCGGTTTTACAATAGCAATTGATACAAAACAAATACAAAACATACAAAATCTGACGGCTAAAGTATTTTCGATTAGCGGTGTTTGTACTATAGAAATACCCATAACTCAAATTCCGCAAAGTATTGATACCGAAGATTTGAGACCAGGCGTCTACTCTGTAATTCTATACAATAATGAACAACGATTACAGGCAAAAAAACTTTTAATCACCCAAAACTAAAGAGCGAACAATATGAACAGATCGATATACATAATTTGCCTCGTTCTCTTTGTCTCAATAGTTAATTTTCCAACAAAAGTTATAGCGTTGGATAAAGAGACTAGAAATAAAACAGACCAAAAGGAAGAAACCTCCACGAAACAACCAGCTATCAGAAATACAATCGATCCGGTATGGGGATTTTTTACCGAGCTTTCACCTGGTTTAATACAAATTAAAACCAAAGGTGCAACATCCGATATTTGGGAATCAGATGCTAACCTGGCCTATACTTTTAGCGCCGGCTATTTTAGGGAAATTGCCCCAATGCTAAAAATAAAAGCAGGCCTTGGGCTTTCAAGTTACAAAACCACGCTAACCGGTAGCGGAAAAATAGTTTCTCAACCGATAGTTGACATCGACAACGATACCTATATTGAAAGTCTCAACATACTAAATGGAGAACATACCATCAATCCTATCTATTTGAATTTACCTGTAAGCGTTGAATACGGAACAGTTAATATTTCTCAATTAGGCTATTACGTCGACATTGGTTTTGAATATTCGTATCTGCTAAATGAAAATAACACAACATCAGGAACATACACCACTTCAGGATACTACCCTCAGTGGGGTGTAAAACTTGAGAATATACCGGAATTAGGCTTTTACCCTGATAGAGCCCTGGATACGGAATTAATCTTAAAGAAGAGCATCTATTCAATCCGCGCCGGAGCCGGAATAAGCATCCCAATTTCCGGTGTTCTGATTTTCAAACTGGGAATTGCCGGATATAAGGGATTAAATAGTATCGGTAATGGTAAGAATATAAATAATGATAATACAATTTCGCAACAAACAAGTAAGTTTCGTACCAACTATGCATATAATCCATTGTCCTCATCAGAAGGGAACAAGCCTTTGCGTTTTGGTATTGAATTTGGATTATATATCTGTAAACAAGTAAAATAAGAGTATGTCAAGTTTTCAAATACATCGTAACAGTATGACCTCCTGCGTGCCTCATTTACTCGGAATCTGCTTTTTAGTATTTTCGTTATTCACAAAGGCCCAAGATAGCAGGAACACTCAAATGCCTGGTTCAACCTCATCTGTATTCAGGCAATTAAGTACCATCAATCCTACACCTGAGGTTAAAGCGCTGTACCAATATCTTCAGTCTATAGCCGGTGAAAAGATACTCACAGGTCAGATGTATAACTCCAATGTTGACAACGAAAATGAATACCTATATATTTTAACAGGAAAAAGGCCGGCAATTTGCGGGATTGATCTTGAGTTGGAAAGAGCAAATGAAATCCGGATTAAAAATACAATCGGGCGATATACAGACGGAGGGATCCCTCTGGTAACCTGGAACTGGCAAATACCTCCTTTCCAGGACAATAACGCTGCTGTTACACAGGAAATAGATGTTGCACGGTGTTTTCAGGATGGTACTGCTGAACATGAAGCCTTCTATGAAGAATTGGATAGAATTGCAGATCACCTGGAAAAATTTAAAAATGCCAGGGTGCCGGTACTTTGGAATCCTTTTTCGGATACAAACAGTAATAGATTTTGGTGGAGCAAACAGAGCCAGGATCAATTAAATAAAATCTGGCAAACCATGTTCTACTATTTTACTAATGATCGCCAACTAAACAACCTGATCTGGATTCAGAGCTTTGAAGAAAATATAGATCTAAACCGTTTTGCAGGAAATAAATATGTAGATATGATTAGAATAAGTTCCGATAATTACAACATAGCACTCGATGATGATTTATTTACAAATTACCCTGAAAAAACAAATGAATCTGCAACACCTATAATTTTTGCCAGTTCCACTAAAATACCACCGATTGAAAAAATGAATATGAATGGAACATTGTGGTGTTGGTGGGTCCCGGAATCAGAAACATCACTTGAAAATACAGACAAAACAAATTTTTACCCCATTTTTAACGATAAAAGAATTATTACAAGAAATGCGGTCCCTAAGCTGCTAAATAACTTTGGAGAAAAAGGATCAAAACGACTATATAGTAGCGGGGCAATATTACCGTTTCTTAATTTAAAAGAATTTAATCTGGGAACAAAATCCAGAAAGATTGTCGATCACGACCGGTTGGAAGTTTTCGTGGAGAGTAAAGGTAAAAATGATGAATATTATTTTGCATTCATGCAGATGACCGGTGATTTCGACGTGAGTGTGCAGGCAATAAACCTTTCGACTGAACAGGTACAAGCAATGGCAGGAATTATGGTTAGAACAAATTTGAGTAAAAAATCACATTACATGTTTTTTCATGTGAAAACCGGGAAATTTGCAAACAATACTAATTCTGAGAGATTGGGGTTATTGTTTCGTAATAACAAGAGAAAACAACCACAATCGATCTCAACAAATCCCGCAAAAAATGAAGGCATTCTCCTTAATAATTCCTTAAATACCTGGATCAGATTGCAACGACGCGGTAACATATTTAAATCCTACTTTAGCCACGATAATTCGAATTGGCATCTCTGTTCAGTGCACGAGCAAAAAATGCCAAAATATACATTGGTCGGCTTAGCGGTCTCTTCCAAAACCCCCCATGAATCTGCTCAGATAGAATTTAAGGATATGGAATTCACCTGGGAATAAAAAAATACCCCGAATGGGGCCGCAATATCCATTCACTCGTTGGCGAAATTGGTACGGCAGGTCACTGGATAAAACTATTCCTGCACTACATGTTTCTACACAAAGCAAAAGGTTATCCGTTCTGGTGGTTATTGCCGGAATAATTGAGTGATTGAAGGATTGATTTGAGATTGAAAAACTGACAAATTGTTAAACTGTTTTATTGTAGAAATAACGTTCCGACTAGCAACTCGTAACTAAAAAATATAAATCATGGAAAAACAAAATAGATTAACCACAGCTAATAAAAACTAATTTTATACGCCAATTCCAACACGTTAGACCAGGTTCTGGTAAATATTCTTTCCGGTTCAACTCTATAACTTCTTCAGGCTGAATTTGAAGATTATGAAAATCGTTGTAAAAGGGCACTCGTAATTTTCGGATACGCTCCCATCTAGTGTGAAGAGTGTTAATTAAACGAATTAAAATTTTTGATGATATTTTTCTTTATGCAAGGCAAGTTTTACAGGCATAGCCGTAGCTACGGCGAAAAAACTTAACGTGGCAGAAAGGAAAATAGGGCAAAAATTAGTTCGGGAAATTAGCAATCTTCACACTAGAGTTCTGAAGGTTATTCGCGATAAAAATATTTATTAACAGAAAGGCCTGTTCTTCTTCGCTGGCAGCAATTGTTTTTCCTATCTTTATGGCTAATCAATTAAACCGTAATTTCAATTATTTATCATGAGAAAAAGTATTTTTTACAGTTTCGCAGTGATGGCAGCTTTGTTGATTGCTAATCCTGCGTTTTCGAAAAAGGAAAACAAACTGTCGTCGCAAGAGAAAAAAGATGGTTGGGTTCTTCTGTTTAACGGCAAAAATTTCGACGGCTGGCGCCAATGCAATGGAACTGCAATGCCTGCCAACTGGGTGATTGAAGATAACGCCATAAAAGTTTTTACCGGAGAAGGTAAAGAACCGGGCCAGGGAGCCAATGGCGATATTATTTTCCAGGAAGAGAAGTACAAGGATTTTGAATTCTCGATTGACTGGAAAGCTAGTAAAATGGCCAACTCCGGAATTTTCTATTACGTAAGAGAAGTGCCCGGAAAACCGATTTATTATGCAGCACCCGAGATTCAGGTGCTCGACAATAAAGATGCTACCGACAATAAAATAGACAGCCACCTGGCCGGTTCGTTGTACGACATGATTGCCGCCGATCCTTCAACTGTTAATCCTGCAGGCGAATGGAATACCTGTTTAATAAAAGTAAAAGAAGGGAAAGTTACTGTATCAATGAACGGAACCGAAGTAGTTTCGTACAGCCACTGGAGCGATGAATGGGACCAATTGGTGGAAAACAGCAAATTCAAAAACTTTGAAGGTTTCCAGGAAGGAATTTCAAAAGAAGGTTTTATCGGTTTGCAGGACCATGGTTATACTGTATGGTTCCGAAACATTAAAATCAGGAAATTATAAGAGTGAATCTGATGATCATAAAGATCGTTGTAAAATACTCTCGTAAATAAGAGCAAAAGAAATCCCGGCTTAAAATAAGCCGGGATTTTTCGTGAAGAACTACCTTCTCCCTCTCTCTTAAAATCTCCTCACGAATTCATCTAATGACTTTCTTATTCGTGGTGCTTTTTCTCTCGACCTGTAAGGTTCGTCGAGCGAATCAGCGTGGCCTAAATAGCCAAGTGCACCAACACAAACTGGTGTTACATTGTCACTCAGCTGCAAAACTTCTTTAAGCTTGTCACCGTCGAAACCGGCCATCATATGACCGTAAATATCTTTGCTGGCGGCCTGAAGCAACAACTGCGCATTCGCCATACCAACATCGTGCATCGCCCATGGATTTGGATTACCATTATTGGCAAACGTATCTATTTTAATGGCTACAAATAAAAGCGCCGCCTGTTTTGTCCAGGGCTGGTTTCCCGGTGCCAGACAATCCCAAATGGCATCGAAGCCGGGAGTGCCACGCATCGCGTAAACGTATTGCCAGGGCTGCTCATTCATGGCACTTGGCGCCCATGATGCGGCGGTAAAAATTTCATTCACTTCTTCTTCTGAAACGGGCTCCGGTGAAAACGCCCGTGGACTCCATCTTTTCTCTAACAAAGGATGGATCTCATACTTGGTCATAACTTCCATAATACTATATCTCTGGTTTTATTTTTATTTGATTTGCATGGGCAGATCCATCAATAGAATCCGGGCATCCGATGTGGCGGTAATATCAATCGATTCAACATCCCATATTCCAATGGCATCGCGTTTCGACAATTCATTTCCTGCAATGTTTACCTCCCCATCAACCACCATAACATAAATGCCGTTTCCCGGGTTTTTAACGGTGTACGAGTCTGTTTTTCCTGCATCGTAATTACCCAGCATAAACCATGCATCCTGATGAATCCACACGCCCTGATCGTCGGGATTGGGCGAAAGCACCTGGTATAACTTATTCTTTTCTTCTACATCGCGAATCGATATCTGATCGTAACGCGGTTTTACATTCTTTTTGTTGGGGAACAACCAAATCTGGAAAAGTTTTAATGTTTTATCCGGATGATGATTAAACTCGCTATGGTAAACACCTGTTCCTGCACTCATCACCTGCACATCTCCTTCACGAATAACAGCCTGGTTGCCCATGTTATCTTTGTGTTCCAAATCGCCTTCCAGCGGAATGGTAATAATTTCCATGTTGTCGTGCGGGTGCATTCCAAAACCTTTTCCTCCGGCAATAGAATCATCGTTTACCACACGTAGCACTCCGAAATTCATTCGCTCGCGATCGAAATAATTCGCAAAACTAAAACTGTGTCTTGTTTCTAACCAACCGTGGTTGGCATATCCTCTTGAATCTGCTTTGTAAATAATTGTTTTCATAACTCTCTCCTTTTTTTAGATTCAAATTGACAGGGAATAAATATCAGGAACGTGATTCTGTTGTTCTGTTTAAATCGTTTTCTTATGGCCCCCTATAATCCCCCAAAGAGGATAATTCCTCCCTCTTGGGGAGGTTAGGAGGGGTCACTAAATTGTATTCTTTGAACTAACTTCCTAAAAAAAAGCCGGTGTCCGTCCATGCTTTCAGAGCATTTTCAGACACCGGCAAAGGTTCTCCTATCATTAATCCTAATCTGCTCTCCCCACTCTGAACCTTAATCGTTTTTTGTTTTCGTATGGCGTATTTTCTTAGTTGCTTGAAGTCTCTCCCTCAGCAGCAGTAGCTTTCAATTCAAATTTGATGTCGAATTCATCGTTAATCATCTTGTCGCCAAGATTACTAAAGAAGCTTCCCGAATTATATTTAATGTCCCATTTTGTACGGTCGATAGATGCAGTACCTGATGCAGTCAGTGCATCTCCATCGATTTTTACTTCTGCAGGAAACGATACTTCGTTTGTAATTCCTTTGATGGTAAGGTCTCCAACAACTTTATCATTTTCGAATGATTTAATTTTAAAGTTGGCTACCGGGTGTTTTTCTGCTGAAAAGAAATCATCTGATTTAAGGTGACCTACTAATTTGTCTTTCCACTCACCTTCAAGGTCAGTTACTTCAATCGAAGTTACATCCAAATTCAGATTAGCACCTGTTACTTCTTTACCTTCTACAAATACTTCTCCGCCGGCCAGATTAAGGTAACCGGTATGTTCACCTGCAACTTTTTTACCTGTCCAATATACTTTGCTGGCTTTTGTGTCAACGCTGTAAGTTGCCTTTTCGCCATTTCCGTTCGATGCAAAACTTGCTGTTGTTATTGTTATTGCAAGTACTAATAATGTAGCTAATTTTTTCATTTTCAATTTTGTTTAATGTTTACTAATAATTTTCTGATGCAAACATACAGGGGATTTGAAACGAAAAAAATAAACTAGTTTAAGAAAAACACCTTTTAGTCTCTTTTTCTTGCTTTTTTAGCGATAATCTTGCTTAAAAACACGGGAGTCACTCCAAGATAAGATGAAATGTGGTATTGCGGAAGGCGTTGAACAAGGTCGGGATCATTCTTTAAAAGTTCCTCGTAATTCTCTTCAGCAGTTTTTGAAAGGATCGCTACGAAACGTTTTTGCAAAAAGATATATGAGCGCCGGATGTTGGCACCTAGTTCGGTGTACTTGCCCATTATTTTTGAAAAAGTATCTTCTGAAATGGAAAACACCGTAGTTTTCTCCACTGCCTCTAAATAATACGCTGTGGTTGCCGGAGTTCCCAAATCGCCCAGCCATTGCCACTCTTTACCAAAAAGCAGGTTAAATTCTTTCCCTCCCTGGTCGATGATATACATGCGAAGCAATCCTTTTTCGATGTAATAATGACGCGTATTTTCTTCGCCGGCATTAAAAATCCGTTGTTTCTTATTATACGTTTCTTTTCTGAACACCGAAAAAATTTCCTCCTTCTCGGCATCAGTTAGCTCGCGCTTACTAATTTTTTCAAAATAAGAATATAGTACAGAAAACTCCTCCATGTGGCAATCGCTACTGCCACAAATTTAGCAATCAAAACCGATGTGCCATGCCTGTAACTACTTTTTTGATGCCTCTGTAAAGATAGCTTTAAGCAAACTTGCGTCGTCTTTGCTGTCGCTGCTCAGTTGCCAGAACATAATTCCGCCTAAACCATTCTCTTTGGCGTATTGAGTTTTAAGTTTTACAGAAACGGTATCGTCGTAAGTAACAAAAATGCTGTCGGCAGGATTATACAAAAACGGAGCTTTGGCCACTGGGTCCCAATGTTTTTCATAGCCATCGGCTTCAGTAAAATCAGTTAACAGAACGGAATAAGAAGTTCCCCCGCTAATCGGCCCCGTATTGGGTTGATACAAACCATTGTTACCGGGAGGAACACCTTTCCAGCCACGACCGTAAAATGCAGCGCCAATAACGATCTGTTTTGGATCTACACCTTTTTCCACACAAAAGCGGATGATTTCTTCAGCCGACTGTGGTTCCCACAAATCTTCACCTTCGGGTAATTCTGCATTTTGTTTTGTCATTTCCACACCAAGTGGTGTTTCTGCAATATCTGCCAACGAACGGTGCCCCAGTGCAGTGTGATGTGTAGCAAATTTTGTTGCTCCTCCGGCCTGGTCGTAGGTCATTACGTTCATATAGTCAACGTATTTCATTACCTTCAGCAATTCTACATTTTTATAGTAGCGTTTCCACCCAGCCGAAGCAAAAGTTAGTGTTTGCGGACGATCGAGTTGATCCAACGCCTCACGCAAACCTTTCATCAACAAGGTAAAGTTTTCTTTGTCCTCGAGTCGTGCCTTTGTTCCGCCTGCAGGAATCGCCGGGTATTCCCAGTCGATATCCACGCCATCCAACTGATACTTCTCAATAAAATCGATTGTGCTGGCGATAAACTTCGTCCGGCTTTCTTCAGTAAACACCGCATCCGAAAAACCGTCGGCAGTCCACCCACCACAAGCAACCATTACTTTTAACTGCGGGTACTTCTCCTTTTGTGCCACCAGTTGTTTCATAATTTCATCGGCATTCTCATTCCGAAACTGCATCTTACCATCAATAACTTTACTAAAGCTAAAAATGATATGTGTTAACTGCTCCAGCGGCAACTGATCGGGCATGTAGCCCTCGCGCGGAACGTAGTAGGCCATAACGTTTACGGATGTTGTGGTTTCGTCTTTCGCCTCTTTTTGTTCAGCACAGGAGACACAAATTATACAGGCAATTAAAAATGTAATTAACTTGTTCATGATAATTTACGCTTTCGATATATTAGGATAAAGATATGTTTATATTTGCACTTTGTAAAATATTTAAAAACTACAACACCAAAATGAATAATCTAAAAAAGATAGCCCTCCAATTGTTCGCGTTTTTCTTTTGCGCCTACACCATTTCAGCGCAAACGCCGGCCGATTGGGTAAATCCTTTTATCGGAACAACGAACTACGGAACAACCAATCCGGGAGCTGTGGTTCCACGCGGAATGGTTTCGGTAGTGCCGTTTAATGTAAGTGGCAATTCGCCATTAAATGCACGCGATAAAGATGATGGCTGGTGGTCGACTCCCTATTCATGGGACAACAAATATTTTACAGGCTACTCGCACGTTAACCTAAGCGGTGTTGGTTGCCCCGAGTTGGGCGTAATTCTGTTGATGCCAACAACGGGCAAAGTTAACGGCGATCATCGAGAATACGGATCGGAAATGAGTGACCAGGTGGCTCTCCCAGGATATTATTCCACCTACCTGAATAAATACGATATTAAAACAGAAGTGTCGGCAACGGAACGGACAGGAATCAGCCGCTTTACTTTTCCGGCCGGGCAATCGAATATATTAATAGACCTTGGAAACGGATTGACCAATGAAAGCGGCGCATCCATAAAAATTGTAAATAACCAGGAAATAGAAGGCTGGCGAATGACCGGTACTTTTTGTTACAACGACGGCACCGAACGCCCCGTATATTTTGTGGCGCGTTTTAGCAAACCTGCCGAGAAATTTGGTGTATGGAAGAAAATGCCAAAAATGGGTCCCGAAGCAGCGTGGTCGGCTACCAGCGACAAAATAAAATACTACAAAAACTTCCAGGCAGAAATGGCTGGCGACAGCATTGGAAGCTGGTTTACGTTTAATACCGAAGCCAACGAAGAGATTCTGGTTGAAGTGGGTATTTCATACGTAAGCATCGATAATGCCCGATTGAATTTAAATTTCGAATCAAAAGACTTTGACTTTGAAGCCACCCGCAAACAAGCCGAAGAAAAGTGGGACGAAGCCTTGTCTACCATTACCGTAAAAGGCGGAACTGATAATCAGAAAACGGTTTTCTACACCGGTTTGTACCACATTCAGATTCACCCGAATATTTTAAGCGATGTAAACGGGCAGTATCCGGCCATGGAATCGTTCAAGATAAAAACACATCCGAACGGCGAGCGCTACACCACATTTTCGCTGTGGGACACCTACCGCAACCTGCATCCGTTTATGAGTTTGGTATTTCCGCAGCAACAGTTAAATGTGGTTCAATCGATGATAGAAATGTACGACGAAAGCGGCTGGCTGCCGCGCTGGGAACTAAACAGCACCGAAACCCATGTTATGGAAGGCGACCCGGCAATTCCGGTCCTTGTTGATACCTGGTTTCGTGGCATCCTCGATTTTGATATTGAAAAGGCGTACGAAGCCATGTACAAATCGGCAACTACTCCCGGCGCTAAGAACAAAATCCGCCCGGATATAGACCATTATATCTTGTATGGTTATGTGCCGCTAATGGAACAATATGATAATTCGGTGTCGCATGCACTAGAATATTACATTGCCGACTGGAACCTGGCACAACTGGCAAAAGAACTGGGTAAAGAAGACGATTACGAACGTTTTTTAAAACAATCGTTAGGCTATAAAAACTATTACGATAAGGAGTTTGGAATTATCCGTCCGAAGTTAGAGAATGGTGAATTTATGCCTGATTTTAATCCACGCCAGGGAGAAAACTTTGAGCCAAGTCCGGGTTTCCACGAAGGAAATGCTTACCAGTATACTTTTTGTACCCACCACGATATGGATGGAATGATCGCGTTGAATGGTGGCAAGAAGGAATTTGTAAAAAAATTACAAGCCATTTTCGACAACGGTCATTTTGATATGGCCAATGAACCCGATATTCATTACCCATGGCTTTTTAACTATGTGAAAGGCGAAGAGTGGCGCACCCAAAAAGAACTCAACCGTTT harbors:
- a CDS encoding GH92 family glycosyl hydrolase, with the protein product MNNLKKIALQLFAFFFCAYTISAQTPADWVNPFIGTTNYGTTNPGAVVPRGMVSVVPFNVSGNSPLNARDKDDGWWSTPYSWDNKYFTGYSHVNLSGVGCPELGVILLMPTTGKVNGDHREYGSEMSDQVALPGYYSTYLNKYDIKTEVSATERTGISRFTFPAGQSNILIDLGNGLTNESGASIKIVNNQEIEGWRMTGTFCYNDGTERPVYFVARFSKPAEKFGVWKKMPKMGPEAAWSATSDKIKYYKNFQAEMAGDSIGSWFTFNTEANEEILVEVGISYVSIDNARLNLNFESKDFDFEATRKQAEEKWDEALSTITVKGGTDNQKTVFYTGLYHIQIHPNILSDVNGQYPAMESFKIKTHPNGERYTTFSLWDTYRNLHPFMSLVFPQQQLNVVQSMIEMYDESGWLPRWELNSTETHVMEGDPAIPVLVDTWFRGILDFDIEKAYEAMYKSATTPGAKNKIRPDIDHYILYGYVPLMEQYDNSVSHALEYYIADWNLAQLAKELGKEDDYERFLKQSLGYKNYYDKEFGIIRPKLENGEFMPDFNPRQGENFEPSPGFHEGNAYQYTFCTHHDMDGMIALNGGKKEFVKKLQAIFDNGHFDMANEPDIHYPWLFNYVKGEEWRTQKELNRLMTTYFKNAPDGLPGNDDTGTMSTWIVYSMMGIYPVLPGDMNYAIATPVFDEVKIQLDQNFYPGEALVIKKSGSGDKIKSISLNGKKQKSFFINHADLVKGGVLEIKQ